A single region of the Podospora pseudopauciseta strain CBS 411.78 chromosome 1, whole genome shotgun sequence genome encodes:
- the KOG1 gene encoding Target of rapamycin complex 1 subunit kog1 (COG:D; BUSCO:EOG092609RF; EggNog:ENOG503NUIX), giving the protein MTALSLSTPPQPAEGHRQHAAQISRVNNTAGFNGPAPVRQQGQAAAAGSSTALSSLSRQNAQLMAQAQPRAQAAGYYSLRNEGDGFGHSESPESSALRSAHPTTNGRHRSISPTSAARRPSSAPGDKHVNGQHTDDEDELETNGVVSRPVKPPLLRSKSEHGIRMEDAETVAEEDIHEWGARHGFEDHYQSKAIISQLANSWYMYFTDKRHETTGKPKTPAFEIQDWRMRDRLKTVSAAIAVCLNIGVEPPDQLRTVPGAKLEAWQDPTVPPTNKALENIGKALQTQYESIAFRTRYKQYLDPSIEETKKFCVSLRRNAKDERILFHYNGHGVPKPTTSGEIWVFNKNYTQYIPVSLYDLQQWLQAPTVFVWDCSEAGNILTNYHKFVDKHEEEEKELRQKDPNCERQNYRPYIHLAACGTKENLPTNPQLPADLFTCCLTTPVEMALWFFVLQNPLKNNLTPERARKLSGRLQERRTPLGELHWIFTAITDTIAWTTLPLAALFRAFLLAQRIMPVYGCHPQSYPELPDTRQHPLWDSWDLAVDMALAQLPMLERKELDGTPYEYINSTFFTEQLTAFEIYLCRGDAQSQKPPEQLPVVLQVLLSQQHRLRALILLTRFLDLGPWAVQLALSIGIFPYVLKLLQSVAQDLKPVLVFIWARILAVDISCQQDLIKDNGYNYFADILKPQETILVNGTIVQTSHKAMCAFILAMLCKGFKPGQVVCNSTDIMKYCLHHVTHSEDPLLRQWSCLCISQLWRDLPEAKWRGIRENAHLKLAFLIKDPFPEVRAAMAHAMTTFLGIPDLTDEVARIEEGIAWTMLELATDGSPIVRKELLVFFSKFVLRYENKFLVAAYEQLLEEKEYMLHPPTEDGLDHKMGLHYARKENREADGTIRPIAFGVAHDSIFAACWKHIDILSVDPHPEVQRDATIILDYVHHALLHSPVGPQAQSLMDEILRRARKVSRGDMSQRSSVLGTHTAMAQPMPSPGLLKRTASYLFGPLLKENTPAGLTNPPLTPGLPKATNPGLSRTLSHRSRKGPNLENAPPEQNDQVTSPANYHIANEPLCAGYRERSLTEVPKLPLESTFLDWSTEYFREPQMKLAEAEEPGSHEYNERLWRRSRNEAVLRETQPQKAQAGTHKWNNQIGIINNGAQPAKMSFHQFEDHVAVADDGNTVTVWDWKNGTRKSHFSNGNPEGSKISDMKFINEDDQALLMSGSSDGVVRIYRNYDSDEGVELASSWRALTHMVPSNVNSGMVFDWQQVNGQVLVAGDERVIRIWNAGHEMCSHEIPARSGSCVTSLTSDQMTGNIFIAGFGDGAIRVFDTRNRPQESMVRKWKDDSRQWVRSVHMQRGGQRELLSASRNGKVRLWDIRMENPLKVFQATKDVLRTASTHEHLPVFAVGTSAHLVKVFDFDGHELSRLEPSTSFTAGLKLTPIATTAFHPHRMILGYAARGDNHIHISACGNEVAAPFVAAFAAEAAAKRLATIQQAV; this is encoded by the exons ATGACGGCCCTTTCTCTTTCgactcctccccagcctgcCGAGGGTCATCGGCAACACGCAGCCCAGATCTCGAGGGTTAACAACACCGCCGGCTTTAATGGCCCCGCACCCGTCAGACAGCAAGgacaagctgctgctgccggttCAAGCACAGCCCTGAGTTCGCTCTCCCGACAGAACGCTCAACTCATGGCACAGGCGCAACCGCGCGCGCAAGCTGCCGGATATTATTCTTTGCGGAACGAAGGCGATGGTTTCGGTCATTCCGAGTCCCCTGAAAGTTCCGCTTTAAGGTCTGCCCACCCAACGACAAATGGTCGGCATAGATCCATTTCACCAACCTCTGCTGCTCGACGGCCCTCGAGTGCTCCGGGAGACAAGCATGTCAACGGTCAACATAccgatgacgaagacgagcTCGAGACGAATGGTGTTGTCTCCAGACCAGTAAAACCCCCATTACTGCGGTCCAAGAGCGAGCATGGAATCCGGATGGAGGACGCCGAGACTGTTGCGGAAGAGGACATTCACGAGTGGGGTGCGAGGCATGGTTTCGAGGACCACTATCAATCAAAGGCCATAATATCCCAACTCGCCAAT AGCTGGTACATGTATTTTACTGATAAACGACATGAGACAACCGGCAAGCCCAAAACACCCGCTTTCGAGATCCAGGATTGGCGAATGCGTGATCGTCTCAAGACGGTGTCCGCAGCCATTGCAGTATGTCTCAATATAGGGGTTGAGCCTCCTGATCAGTTGCGAACCGTGCCTGGTGCAAAGCTTGAAGCTTGGCAAGATCCAACTGTTCCCCCAACAAACAAGGCCCTGGAGAACATTGGCAAAGCCCTCCAAACCCAGTATGAATCGATCGCTTTCCGGACCCGGTACAAGCAATACCTGGACCCTTCGATTGAAGAGACGAAGAAGTTTTGTGTTTCTCTCCGGCGGAATGCCAAGGACGAGCGGATTCTATTTCATTACAATGGACACGGAGTTCCCAAGCCGACGACTTCTGGTGAAATCTGGGTTTTCAACAAAAATTACACTCAGTACATTCCTGTGTCACTGTACGATCTCCAGCAATGGCTACAGGCCCCCACGGTTTTCGTCTGGGATTGTTCAGAGGCGGGCAACATTCTGACCAACTACCACAAGTTCGTGGACAAacatgaagaggaggagaaggagctgagGCAGAAGGATCCAAATTGCGAAAGGCAGAACTACCGGCCATATATCCACCTAGCTGCCTGCGGCACAAAGGAAAATCTCCCAACGAACCCTCAGCTACCGGCTGATCTTTTCACCTGCTGTCTCACCACGCCAGTTGAGATGGCTCTTTGGTTTTTTGTGCTGCAAAATCCATTAAAGAACAATCTGACTCCAGAGCGAGCTCGCAAGTTATCGGGCCGACTTCAAGAGCGTAGGACTCCGCTTGGGGAACTTCACTGGATCTTCACAGCTATCACTGATACCATTGCGTGGACGACCCTTCCTC TCGCGGCACTCTTCCGAGCGTTTCTCCTGGCGCAGCGCATTATGCCTGTGTATGGCTGTCATCCGCAGTCATATCCCGAACTGCCGGATACCCGTCAACATCCTCTCTGGGATAGTTGGGATCTCGCCGTTGACATGGCTCTGGCCCAGCTCCCAAtgctggagaggaaggagctCGACGGTACTCCCTACGAGTATATAAACTCGACTTTCTTCACGGAGCAGCTCACCGCTTTCGAGATTTACCTCTGTCGAGGCGATGCACAATCCCAAAAGCCACCCGAACAACTCCCGGTGGTCCTACAAGTTTTACTAAGCCAGCAACACCGACTTAGAGCCTTGATCCTACTTACTAGGTTTTTGGACCTTGGACCATGGGCCGTTCAGCTTGCGCTCAGTATCGGCATCTTTCCTTATGTCCTGAAACTGCTCCAGTCTGTCGCACAGGATCTCAAACCGGTGCTCGTCTTCATCTGGGCGCGCATCCTAGCCGTTGACATCTCATGCCAGCAAGACTTGATCAAAGATAATGGGTACAACTACTTTGCCGACATTCTGAAGCCCCAAGAGACGATTCTGGTCAACGGCACCATTGTCCAGACGTCTCACAAGGCCATGTGCGCCTTCATCTTGGCTATGCTTTGCAAGGGTTTCAAGCCGGGTCAGGTTGTGTGCAATTCGACCGACATCATGAAATACTGCTTGCACCATGTCACTCATTCCGAAGACCCGCTATTGCGGCAGTGGTCGTGTCTCTGCATCAGCCAGTTATGGAGAGATCTTCCAGAAGCCAAATGGCGAGGAATCCGTGAGAACGCTCACCTCAAGCTAGCATTCTTAATCAAGGACCCATTCCCCGAGGTTCGCGCTGCCATGGCCCATGCCATGACCACCTTCCTTGGCATTCCCGATCTCACAGATGAAGTCGCAAGGATTGAGGAAGGCATCGCTTGGACTATGCTCGAACTGGCCACAGACGGCAGTCCGATTGTCCGCAAGGAATTGCTTGTTTTCTTCTCCAAGTTCGTGCTGCGGTACGAAAACAAGTTCTTGGTTGCTGCTTATGAGCAactgttggaggagaaggaataCATGCTCCACCCACCAACGGAGGACGGCTTGGATCACAAGATGGGCTTGCATTACGCCAGAAAGGAAAATCGGGAGGCGGATGGCACCATCAGACCCATTGCTTTTGGTGTCGCTCACGACTCGATTTTTGCAGCCTGCTGGAAGCACATCGACATCCTGAGTGTCGACCCGCACCCTGAAGTTCAAAGGGATGCTACCATTATTCTGGACTACGTCCATCATGCCCTGCTACACTCCCCCGTGGGGCCGCAGGCGCAGAGTCTCATGGATGAAATCCTCAGACGCGCTAGAAAAGTGTCGAGGGGTGATATGAGCCAGAGAAGCAGCGTGCTTGGCACACACACTGCTATGGCGCAACCTATGCCGTCCCCTGGGCTTCTCAAGAGAACGGCGAGCTATCTGTTTGGGCCGTTACTCAAAGAGAACACGCCGGCGGGACTCACAAACCCCCCCCTAACTCCAGGACTGCCAAAAGCCACAAATCCAGGACTGTCCAGAACCCTTTCTCATAGAAGCCGCAAAGGACCTAACCTCGAGAATGCCCCGCCCGAGCAAAACGACCAAGTGACTTCGCCAGCCAATTATCATATTGCGAACGAACCGCTTTGCGCAGGGTATCGGGAGCGCAGTTTGACTGAGGTGCCCAAGCTTCCCCTGGAGAGCACATTCTTGGACTGGTCGACGGAATATTTCCGGGAACCGCAGATGAAGCTCGCTGAAGCCGAGGAGCCCGGCAGTCACGAGTACAATGAACGACTCTGGCGTCGATCTCGCAATGAGGCTGTTCTTAGAGAGACACAGCCCCAGAAAGCACAGGCGGGCACCCACAAGTGGAACAACCAGATCGGTATCATCAACAATGGCGCACAGCCGGCCAAGATGTCGTTTCATCAATTCGAGGACCATGTTGCCGTTGCAGATGATGGAAATACGGTAACAGTCTGGGATTGGAAGAATGGCACCCGCAAGAGTCACTTCTCCAATGGCAACCCTGAGGGGTCGAAGATCTCGGACATGAAGTTCATCAATGAAGATGATCAGGCTCTTCTTATGAGTGGGTCTTCGGATGGTGTCGTTCGCATCTACCGGAACTACGACAGTGATGAAGGTGTTGAGCTTGCCTCTTCATGGCGTGCCTTGACGCACATGGTGCCGTCCAATGTCAACTCAGGCATGGTCTTTGACTGGCAGCAGGTCAATGGCCAGGTCCTCGTGGCAGGAGACGAGCGTGTTATCCGGATATGGAACGCAGGCCACGAGATGTGCTCGCATGAGATCCCAGCCCGTTCCGGATCTTGTGTTACATCTTTGACTTCTGATCAGATGACAGGCAACATCTTCATTGCTGGGTTTGGAGATGGCGCTATTCGTGTCTTTGACACGAGAAACAGACCGCAGGAGAGCATGGTGCGCAAGTGGAAGGATGACAGCAGGCAGTGGGTGCGATCAGTGCATATGCAGCGTGGCGGACAGCGCGAGTTGCTGTCGGCGAGCAGGAATGGCAAAGTCCGGTTATGGGATATTCGCATGGAGAATCCTCTGAAGGTGTTCCAGGCTACGAAGGATGTGCTCAGGACGGCAAGCACTCATGAGCATTTGCCTGTGTTTGCTGT TGGCACATCCGCCCACTTGGTCAAGGTCTTCGACTTTGACGGCCACGAGTTGTCGCGTCTGGAACCATCGACTAGCTTCACCGCCGGGCTCAAGTTAACACCCATCGCGACAACCGCTTTCCACCCTCACCGCATGATACTTGGGTACGCCGCCCGCGGCGATAACCACATTCACATATCCGCCTGCGGCAATGAGGTCGCGGCGCCGTTCGTGGCAGCATTTGCGGCCGAGGCTGCTGCTAAACGCCTTGCTACTATTCAACAGGCTGTTTAA